A single window of Archangium gephyra DNA harbors:
- a CDS encoding EI24 domain-containing protein: MTPPSPVPPFSPRAGPADVFQGLGLLFRAGSLIFRTPALKRLSALCAAVTLVALGALFALLWRYAPDLLGWLWTRPTPWYGQALWYLVLVLMFLVLLVVGANVLVPVVLAPLQDPLSELTEAQCGGYSPPPFRLGSFLQGLATSLGHTLARVLLLVLGLAVIFPLNLVPVVGSMAWTVLGTLWTMLWLAGEHLAAPMTRHQYPFSEVRRVLRQRWLLCLGFGAGVYVLLWVPLLNSLFLPVAVVGGTLLYRGLLAVGNVPPPPSSGLLGK, translated from the coding sequence ATGACCCCCCCCTCACCGGTGCCCCCCTTCTCCCCCCGGGCCGGTCCAGCGGACGTGTTCCAGGGGCTTGGCCTCCTGTTCCGGGCCGGGAGCCTCATCTTCCGCACCCCCGCGCTCAAGCGGCTGTCGGCCCTGTGCGCCGCCGTGACCCTGGTGGCCCTGGGCGCCCTCTTCGCCCTGCTCTGGCGCTATGCCCCGGACCTGCTGGGGTGGCTGTGGACCCGCCCCACGCCCTGGTACGGCCAGGCCCTGTGGTACCTCGTCCTGGTGTTGATGTTCCTGGTGCTGCTGGTGGTGGGGGCCAACGTGCTGGTGCCCGTGGTGCTGGCGCCCCTGCAGGATCCCCTGTCCGAGCTCACCGAGGCCCAGTGCGGCGGCTACAGCCCGCCCCCCTTCCGGCTGGGCTCCTTCCTCCAGGGGCTGGCCACCAGCCTGGGGCACACCCTGGCGCGCGTCCTCCTCCTGGTGCTGGGGCTGGCGGTGATCTTCCCGCTCAACCTGGTGCCGGTGGTGGGCAGCATGGCGTGGACGGTGCTGGGCACCTTGTGGACGATGCTCTGGCTGGCGGGCGAACACCTGGCCGCGCCCATGACGCGCCACCAGTACCCCTTCTCCGAGGTGCGCCGGGTGCTGCGCCAGCGCTGGCTGCTCTGCCTGGGCTTCGGGGCGGGCGTCTACGTCCTGCTCTGGGTGCCGCTCCTCAACAGCCTCTTCCTGCCGGTGGCCGTGGTGGGCGGCACCCTGCTCTACCGGGGGCTGCTCGCCGTGGGCAACGTGCCTCCTCCCCCCTCGTCCGGGCTCCTCGGGAAATAA